From a single Mus musculus strain C57BL/6J chromosome 12, GRCm38.p6 C57BL/6J genomic region:
- the Gstz1 gene encoding maleylacetoacetate isomerase isoform 3 (isoform 3 is encoded by transcript variant 4): MADKPILYSYFRSSCSWRVRIALALKGIDYEIVPINLIKDGGQQFTEEFQTLNPMKQVPALKIDGITIVQSLAIMEYLEETRPIPRLLPQDPQKRAIVRMISDLIASGIQPLQNLSVLKQVGQENQMQWAQKVITSGFNALEKILQSTAGKYCVGDEVSMADVCLVPQVANAERFKVDLSPYPTISHINKELLALEVFQVSHPRRQPDTPAELRT, translated from the exons ATGGCTGACAAG cCTATCCTCTACTCCTATTTCCGAAGCTCCTGTTCATGGAGAGTTCGAATTG CTCTGGCGTTAAAAGGCATTGACTATGAGATAGTGCCCATCAACCTCATAAAGGATGGCGGGCAACAG TTCACTGAGGAATTTCAGACCCTGAACCCCATGAAGCAAGTGCCAGCGCTGAAAATTGATGGAATCACCATTGTCCAGTCA CTGGCCATCATGGAGTACCTGGAAGAGACTCGGCCTATCCCACGGCTCCTGCCTCAGGACCCACAGAAAAGAGCCATCGTGCGCATGATTTCTGACCTCATCGCTAGTGGCATCCAGCCCCTTCAG AACCTGTCTGTCCTGAAGCAAGTGGGACAGGAGAACCAGATGCAATGGGCCCAAAAGGTTATTACTTCCGGCTTTAACG CTCTGGAGAAGATTCTGCAGAGCACAGCAGGGAAGTACTGCGTAGGAGATGAG GTATCCATGGCTGATGTGTGCTTAGTACCCCAAGTGGCAAATGCTGAAAG GTTCAAGGTGGATCTAAGCCCCTACCCTACCATCAGTCACATCAACAAGGAGCTGCTAGCCTTAGAGGTTTTCCAAGTGTCTCACCCCCGTCGACAGCCAGATACCCCTGCCGAGCTGAGGACTTAG
- the Gstz1 gene encoding maleylacetoacetate isomerase isoform 1 (isoform 1 is encoded by transcript variant 1) → MQAGKPILYSYFRSSCSWRVRIALALKGIDYEIVPINLIKDGGQQFTEEFQTLNPMKQVPALKIDGITIVQSLAIMEYLEETRPIPRLLPQDPQKRAIVRMISDLIASGIQPLQNLSVLKQVGQENQMQWAQKVITSGFNALEKILQSTAGKYCVGDEVSMADVCLVPQVANAERFKVDLSPYPTISHINKELLALEVFQVSHPRRQPDTPAELRT, encoded by the exons cCTATCCTCTACTCCTATTTCCGAAGCTCCTGTTCATGGAGAGTTCGAATTG CTCTGGCGTTAAAAGGCATTGACTATGAGATAGTGCCCATCAACCTCATAAAGGATGGCGGGCAACAG TTCACTGAGGAATTTCAGACCCTGAACCCCATGAAGCAAGTGCCAGCGCTGAAAATTGATGGAATCACCATTGTCCAGTCA CTGGCCATCATGGAGTACCTGGAAGAGACTCGGCCTATCCCACGGCTCCTGCCTCAGGACCCACAGAAAAGAGCCATCGTGCGCATGATTTCTGACCTCATCGCTAGTGGCATCCAGCCCCTTCAG AACCTGTCTGTCCTGAAGCAAGTGGGACAGGAGAACCAGATGCAATGGGCCCAAAAGGTTATTACTTCCGGCTTTAACG CTCTGGAGAAGATTCTGCAGAGCACAGCAGGGAAGTACTGCGTAGGAGATGAG GTATCCATGGCTGATGTGTGCTTAGTACCCCAAGTGGCAAATGCTGAAAG GTTCAAGGTGGATCTAAGCCCCTACCCTACCATCAGTCACATCAACAAGGAGCTGCTAGCCTTAGAGGTTTTCCAAGTGTCTCACCCCCGTCGACAGCCAGATACCCCTGCCGAGCTGAGGACTTAG
- the Gstz1 gene encoding maleylacetoacetate isomerase isoform X1, whose translation MKQVPALKIDGITIVQSLAIMEYLEETRPIPRLLPQDPQKRAIVRMISDLIASGIQPLQNLSVLKQVGQENQMQWAQKVITSGFNALEKILQSTAGKYCVGDEVSMADVCLVPQVANAERFKVDLSPYPTISHINKELLALEVFQVSHPRRQPDTPAELRT comes from the exons ATGAAGCAAGTGCCAGCGCTGAAAATTGATGGAATCACCATTGTCCAGTCA CTGGCCATCATGGAGTACCTGGAAGAGACTCGGCCTATCCCACGGCTCCTGCCTCAGGACCCACAGAAAAGAGCCATCGTGCGCATGATTTCTGACCTCATCGCTAGTGGCATCCAGCCCCTTCAG AACCTGTCTGTCCTGAAGCAAGTGGGACAGGAGAACCAGATGCAATGGGCCCAAAAGGTTATTACTTCCGGCTTTAACG CTCTGGAGAAGATTCTGCAGAGCACAGCAGGGAAGTACTGCGTAGGAGATGAG GTATCCATGGCTGATGTGTGCTTAGTACCCCAAGTGGCAAATGCTGAAAG GTTCAAGGTGGATCTAAGCCCCTACCCTACCATCAGTCACATCAACAAGGAGCTGCTAGCCTTAGAGGTTTTCCAAGTGTCTCACCCCCGTCGACAGCCAGATACCCCTGCCGAGCTGAGGACTTAG